One segment of Daphnia magna isolate NIES linkage group LG2, ASM2063170v1.1, whole genome shotgun sequence DNA contains the following:
- the LOC116917856 gene encoding propionyl-CoA carboxylase alpha chain, mitochondrial, translating into MFNLKYSVGFQFLFKINRSFNHSLKNECGRRSLSSFYTTDPIDKAEPTFEKILIANRGEIACRVIRTAKLMGIKTVAVHSTVDSNALHVKLADEAVCIGPPATRESYLNMKKILNVIRQTGSQAVHPGYGFLSENAEFVTILEKEGISFIGPSAHAISGMGDKIESKRVAKEAGVHVIPGFDGVVKDEEHCLEISRNIGYPVMIKASAGGGGKGMRIAWNDNEAREGFRLSKQEAASSFGDDRMLVEKFVDNPRHIEIQILGDKQGNVIYLNERECSIQRRNQKVIEEAPSTFIDPATRVAMGQQAVSLAKKIGYSSAGTVEFLVDSQKNFYFLEMNTRLQVEHPITEMITGIDLVHQMIRIAKGHRLNLKQSDVPLKGWAIECRVYAEDPFKNFGLPSIGRLDQYIEPTFIPNVRCDSGVEEGSEISIYYDPMICKLACHGATRDEALKTSIEALDSYVIRGVTHNIPLLRDILDESRFVRGEINTKYLPEVYPNGFQGKQLQLLERQHLISIAACMWATNELRLQAFDNERNVNCMLKKNVEWWVLSVDVAGNKTPCEVELGEDGYYKATIEGKTYRIRNTLSLASPVIKVTVDDETHVVQLISKNSNGDFRIRFKGTPFAVSILTKKTEGYVSHMLEKPKVDVSKVVLSPMPGVVRSVNVKVGDSVSEGQEVLVIEAMKMQNKLTATATGKVKSVNCRPGDTVEEGITLVELE; encoded by the exons ATGTTCAACTTAAAGTATAGCGTGGGGTTTCAATTTCTCTTTAAG ATTAACAGGAGTTTTAATCATTCCCTTAAAAATGAATGTGGCAGAAGATCACTGTCGTCGTTTTACACAACAGACCCTATTGATAAGGCCGAACCAACGTTTGAAAAGATTCTGATTGCAAATCGTGGAGAAATAGCCTGTAGAGTCATTCGTACAGCTAAGTTGATGGGCATTAAAACTGTAGCTGTGCACTCAACAGTTGATTCAAATGCA CTTCATGTTAAACTGGCTGATGAAGCTGTGTGCATTGGACCTCCAGCAACCAGGGAATCTTACTTAAATATGAAGAAAATTTTGAATGTTATTAGGCAAACTGGATCTCAAGCTGTCCATCCAGGATATGGATTTTTGTCAGAAAATGCTGAATTTGTGACTATTCTG gAGAAAGAAGGCATCAGCTTTATAGGTCCATCAGCACATGCCATATCAGGCATGGGAGACAAGATTGAGTCAAAAAGGGTAGCAAAAGAGGCTGGAGTTCATGTCATTCCTG GATTTGATGGAGTTGTTAAAGATGAAGAACACTGCCTTGAAATTTCACGAAATATTGGTTATCCTGTTATGATCAAGGCTTCTGCGGGAGGTGGAGGGAAGGGCATGCGCATAGCATGGAATGATAacgaagccag GGAAGGATTTCGTTTATCCAAACAAGAGGCAGCAAG cTCATTTGGTGATGACAGAATGTTGGTTGAAAAATTCGTTGATAACCCGAGACatatagaaattcaa ATACTTGGAGATAAGCAAGGGAATGTAATTTATTTGAATGAAAGAGAATGCAGCATACAGCGCCGTAATCAGAAAGTTATTGAAGAAGCCCCTAG CACCTTCATAGACCCTGCCACACGGGTAGCAATGGGTCAACAAGCTGTATCTTTGGCAAAGAAAATCGGTTACTCCTCCGCTGGAACTGTTGAGTTCTTAGTCGACTCGCAAAAgaacttttattttcttgagATGAACACCCGATTGCAAGTGGAGCACCCAATCACAGAAATGATAACTGGAATTGATCTCGTGCATCAAATGATACGTATTGCAAAAG GCCACCGTCTCAATCTCAAGCAATCAGATGTTCCGTTAAAGGGATGGGCGATTGAGTGTCGGGTTTATGCGGAGGATCCCTTCAAAAATTTTGGACTGCCTTCAATTGGACGTCTAGATCAGTATATAGAACCAACGTTTATCCCAAATGTCCGCTGTGATAGTGGAGTCGAAGAGGGTAGCGAAATCAGCATCTATTACGATCCAATGATATGTAAGCTTGCATGTCATGGTGCTACACGAGATGAAGCTCTGAAAACCTCAATCGAAGCTCTCGATTCATATGTTATAAGAg GTGTTACCCACAATATTCCTTTACTACGGGACATCTTAGATGAATCACGATTTGTTCGAGGAGAAATAAACACCAAGTATCTTCCCGAG GTTTACCCGAACGGCTTCCAAGGGAAACAGCTCCAGTTGTTGGAAAGACAGCATTTAATAAGCATAGCAGCATGCATGTGGGCTACTAACGAACTACGCTTACAAGCATTTGACAATGAGAGAAATGTTAATTGCatgctgaaaaaaaatgttgagtGGTGGGTCTTATCAGTTGACGTCGCAGGAAACAAAACGCCTTGCGAAGTAGAATTGGGAGAAGATGGTTATTATAAG GCGACCATCGAAGGAAAGACATACCGCATACGAAACACTCTTAGTCTCGCCTCCCCTGTGATTAAAGTAACAGTGGATGATGAAACTCACGTAGTTCAGCTTATCTCGAAAAATTCGAATGGAGATTTTCGCATTAG GTTTAAGGGTACACCATTTGCAGTAAGTATTTTGACCAAAAAAACTGAAGGCTATGTGTCGCACATGCTGGAGAAGCCAaag GTGGACGTAAGCAAAGTTGTACTTTCACCGATGCCTGGAGTGGTTCGGAGTGTGAATGTTAAAGTTGGGGATAGCGTTAGTGAAGGTCAAGAAGTTTTGGTGATCG AGGCTatgaaaatgcaaaataaactAACTGCTACGGCCACTGGAAAGGTAAAATCGGTAAACTGCCGTCCCGGAGACACCGTGGAAGAAGGAATAACGTTGGTGGAGTTGGAATGA
- the LOC116917857 gene encoding ATP-binding cassette sub-family F member 2 has protein sequence MPSDSKKKRDAKRKEGAKSSASNGTSSSASGNLKNGNNIELTAEEALCKKLEEDAKIAAEARAVTGVLGVHPKSRDIKIDNLSITFYGFELLQDTTLELNCGRRYGLIGLNGSGKSALLATLGNREVPIPDHIDIYHLTREIPASDKTALQCVVEVDEERTHLEHLAEQLVNAGDDESQDQLMDIYERLDEMSADTAEMRAASILNGLGFTKEMQQKKAKDFSGGWRMRIALARTLYVKPHLLLLDEPTNHLDLDACVWLEEELKNYKHILVIVSHSQDFMNGVCTNIIHLTQNKLKNYSGNYDTFVRTRAELQENQMKQYKWEQDQMAHMKDYIARFGHGSAKLARQAQSKEKTLAKMVAGGLTEKVENDKTVSFHFPSCGPIPPPVIMVQNVSFRYSDDTPWIYRNLEFGIDLDTRLALVGPNGAGKSTLLKIIFGDLVPTEGMVRTNSHLKIARYHQHLHEMLDLDLSPLEYMMKCFPDVKEKEEMRRIVGRYGLTGKQQVCPIRQLSDGQRCRVVFAWLAWQVPHLLLLDEPTNHLDMETIDALADAVKDFEGGLVLVSHDFRLINQVAKEIWICEHGTVTKWKSDILSYKEHLRRKVLKANLANAKLGK, from the exons ATGCCTTCCGACTCTAAAAAGAAGAGAGATGcgaaaaggaaggaaggagCCAAATCCAGTGCATCCAATGGAACCAGTTCTTCAGCATCtggcaatttaaaaaatggcaatAACATCGAACTGACTGCTGAAG AAGCCCTGTGCAAAAAGCTAGAAGAAGATGCCAAAATTGCTGCTGAAGCAAGGGCAGTTACAGGAGTTCTAGG TGTTCATCCAAAAAGTCGGGATATAAAGATTGATAACTTGTCAATCACTTTCTACGGATTCGAGTTATTGCAAGATACAACATTGGAATTGAACTGCGGGCGGCGTTACGGGCTTATAGGTTTAAATGGAAGTGGTAAATCAGCCCTTCTAGCAACTTTAGGAAATCGAGAAGTCCCCATTCCGGATCACATAGATATTTATCATTTAACTCGTGAAATACCAGCTTCGGACAAAACAGCCCTGCAGTGTGTAGTGGAAGTAGATGAAGAACGAACACATCTTGAACACCTTGCAGAGCAATTGGTAAATGCAGGAGATGATGAGTCTCAAGATCAACTAATGGATATTTACGAGCGTCTTGATGAAATGAGCGCTGATACAGCCGAAATGCGTGCAGCAAGCATCCTTAATGGTTTGGGATTTACCAAAGAAATGCAACAAAAGAAAGCGAAAGATTTCTCTGGTGGATGGCGGATGCGGATTGCGTTGGCGCGTACACTTTACGTTAAGCCACATTTACTTCTGCTAGATGAGCCCACCAATCACTTAGACTTGGATGCTTGTGTATGGCTGGAAGAAGAACTTAAAAACTACAAGCATATATTAGTAATCGTGTCTCATTCTCAAGATTTCATGAATGGAGTCTGCACGAac ATCATTCATTTGACTCAAAACAAACTGAAGAATTACTCAGGAAATTATGACACCTTTGTTAGGACTAGAGCTGAATTACAAGAAAATCAGATGAAACAATACAAATGGGAGCAAGATCAAATGGCCCACATGAAG GACTATATTGCCCGTTTTGGTCACGGTAGTGCCAAGCTTGCACGACAAGCtcaaagtaaagaaaaaacgtTGGCGAAAATGGTAGCTGGTGGATTAACTGAAAAAGTAGAGAACGACAAAACCGTATCGTTCCATTTCCCATCGTGCGGCCCAATTCCGCCTCCAGTTATCATGGTTCAAAACGTCAGTTTTCGTTACAGCGATGATACACCCTGGATATATCGCAATCTAGAGTTTGGAATCGATCTTGACACTCGTCTTGCTTTG GTTGGCCCAAATGGTGCAGGAAAGTCTACTCTTCTTAAAATTATATTTGGGGATTTGGTCCCCACTGAAGGAATGGTGCGAACCAACAGCCATTTGAAAATTGCACGCTATCATCAACATCTTCATGAGATGTTGGATTTGGATTTATCGCCTTTGGAGTACATGATGAAATGTTTTCCAgatgtgaaagaaaaagaagaaatgagaagaATCGTTGGCCGTTATGGTCTTACAGGCAAGCAGCAGGTTTGCCCTATTCGTCAGCTAAGTGACGGGCAACGATGTCGAGTTGTGTTTGCTTGGCTTGCCTGGCAAGTGCCTCATCTTCTTCTACTTGACGAGCCTACTAACCACTTGGATATGGAGACAATCGATGCGTTGGCTGATGCTGTCAAGGACTTCGAAGGTGGATTGGTTCTTGTTTCTCACGACTTTCGGCTGATTAACCAAGTCGCCAAAGAGATTTGGATATGCGAACATGGAACTGTTACTAAATGGAAGAGTGACATTTTGTCGTATAAAGAACATCTTAGGCGCAAAGTGTTGAAAGCCAATTTAGCAAATGCTAAACTaggaaaataa